In one window of Trachemys scripta elegans isolate TJP31775 chromosome 5, CAS_Tse_1.0, whole genome shotgun sequence DNA:
- the LBX2 gene encoding transcription factor LBX2: MTSAKEGKAAGPLLFPAGQERRRNPLDQLPPPANSNKPLTPFSIEDILSKPSVRKAATGPCAPSPRLLDRAAGSGAPRNGVPAPSSPLCALEELASKTFQGLEVNVLQAAEGRDPLGAFGPRPASKKRRKSRTAFTNHQLYELEKRFLYQKYLAPADRDHLAQQLGLSNAQVITWFQNRRAKLKRDLEEMKADVESLKKLPPAALESLAGMAELGEPPGPEPCSEEEIEVDD, encoded by the exons ATGACCTCCGCCAAGGAAGGGAAGGCGGCGGGCCCCCTCTTGTTCCCCGCCGGCCAGGAGAGGCGGAGGAACCCGCTGGACCAGCTGCCGCCCCCAGCCAACTCCAACAAGCCGCTGACCCCGTTCAGCATCGAGGACATCCTGAGCAAGCCGTCGGTGCGGAAAGCGGCCACCGGGCCCTGCGCCCCCTCGCCCCGGCTGCTGGACAGAGCGGCCGGCTCCGGAGCGCCCCGGAACGGCGTGCCCGCCCCGTCCTCCCCGCTCTGCGCCCTGGAGGAGCTGGCCAGCAAAACTTTCCAGGGGCTGGAGGTGAACGTGCTGCAGGCTGCGGAAG GTCGCGACCCGCTGGGCGCCTTCGGGCCGCGGCCGGCCTCCAAGAAGCGGCGGAAGTCGCGCACGGCCTTCACCAACCACCAGCTCTACGAGCTGGAGAAGCGCTTCCTCTACCAGAAGTACCTGGCGCCGGCCGACCGCGACCACCTGGCGCAGCAGCTGGGCCTGAGCAACGCGCAGGTCATCACCTGGTTCCAGAACCGCCGCGCCAAGCTCAAGCGCGACCTGGAGGAGATGAAGGCCGACGTGGAGTCGCTCAAGAAGCTGCCGCCGGCCGCCCTGGAGAGCCTGGCGGGAATGGCCGAGCTCGGCGAGCCCCCGGGCCCCGAGCCCTGCTCCGAGGAGGAGATCGAGGTGGACGACTAG